Proteins encoded by one window of Labrus bergylta chromosome 2, fLabBer1.1, whole genome shotgun sequence:
- the anxa3a gene encoding annexin A3a isoform X1 encodes MASLWDDLDDLVNKPSSFSAKDGERGTIKPKAHFDAGDDAEALKKAMEGIGTNEKTLIDILTRRTNAQRQLISEAYEATTGTALVDDLKGETGGDFEDLLVALATPPAVYDCHEVMRAMKGGGTVESVLIEIFASRSNEQIQALNEAYLTETEKMVTLDMKSEISGDFGDALLVLAKGQRDESTTVDTQKAKEDAKTLYEAGEKKWGTDESKFIEILCHRSIPQLRQTLVEYKNISGKTLQESIEGEMSGDLQELLVAIVKCVKSAPAYFAELLYHSMKGGGTDESTLNRVMVSRSEIDLLDIRAEFKKLYEYSLHSAIESDVGGDYKKILLKLCGGDDD; translated from the exons ATGGCTTCTTTATGG GACGACCTGGACGACCTGGTGAACAAACCTTCATCCTTCTCTGCTAAA GACGGTGAGAGAGGAACCATCAAACCCAAAGCTCACTTTGATGCTGGAGACGATGCTGAGGCTCTGAAGAAGGCCATGGAAGGAATTG GCACCAATGAGAAGACTCTGATCGACATCCTGACCCGCAGGACCAACGCTCAGAGACAGCTCATCAGTGAGGCTTATGAGGCGACCACAGGCACA GCATTGGTGGACGACCTGAAAGGAGAAACTGGCGGGGACTTTGAGGATCTGTTGGTGGCGCTGGCGACGCCTCCTGCAGTGTACGACTGTCATGAAGTGATGAGAGCCATGAAG GGAGGAGGGACTGTAGAAAGCGTCCTGATCGAGATCTTTGCCTCCAGATCCAACGAACAGATCCAAGCTCTCAACGAGGCCTACCTGACAG AAACGGAGAAGATGGTGACCCTCGACATGAAGTCCGAAATTTCCGGAGACTTCGGCGATGCTCTGCTCGTGCTGGCGAAG GGTCAGAGGGACGAGAGCACCACTGTGGATACACAGAAGGCTAAAGAAGACGCCAAG ACCCTTTATGAAGCTGGGGAGAAGAAGTGGGGAACCGATGAGTCTAAGTTTATTGAAATCCTCTGTCATAGGAGCATACCTCAGCTCAGACAGA CTCTTGTGGAATATAAGAACATCAGTGGAAAGACTCTGCAGGAGAGCATCGAGGGAGAAATGTCTGGAGATCTGCAGGAGCTGCTGGTGGCGATAG TGAAGTGTGTGAAGAGTGCCCCGGCTTACTTTGCAGAGCTTCTCTATCACAGCATGAAG ggcggTGGAACAGACGAGTCGACTCTGAACAGGGTCATGGTGAGTCGGTCTGAGATTGACCTGCTGGACATCCGAGCAGAGTTTAAGAAGCTGTACGAGTACTCGCTGCACTCGGCCATCGAG tctgacgTTGGAGGAGATTATAAAAAGATTCTGCTAAAGCTCTGTGGAGGAGACGATGATTAA
- the anxa3a gene encoding annexin A3a isoform X3, translating into MASLWDDLDDLVNKPSSFSAKDGERGTIKPKAHFDAGDDAEALKKAMEGIGTNEKTLIDILTRRTNAQRQLISEAYEATTGTALVDDLKGETGGDFEDLLVALATPPAVYDCHEVMRAMKGGGTVESVLIEIFASRSNEQIQALNEAYLTETEKMVTLDMKSEISGDFGDALLVLAKGQRDESTTVDTQKAKEDAKTLYEAGEKKWGTDESKFIEILCHRSIPQLRQTLVEYKNISGKTLQESIEGEMSGDLQELLVAIVKCVKSAPAYFAELLYHSMKGGGTDESTLNRVMVSRSEIDLLDIRAEFKKLYEYSLHSAIESDLSGEHGDALKLICGGDD; encoded by the exons ATGGCTTCTTTATGG GACGACCTGGACGACCTGGTGAACAAACCTTCATCCTTCTCTGCTAAA GACGGTGAGAGAGGAACCATCAAACCCAAAGCTCACTTTGATGCTGGAGACGATGCTGAGGCTCTGAAGAAGGCCATGGAAGGAATTG GCACCAATGAGAAGACTCTGATCGACATCCTGACCCGCAGGACCAACGCTCAGAGACAGCTCATCAGTGAGGCTTATGAGGCGACCACAGGCACA GCATTGGTGGACGACCTGAAAGGAGAAACTGGCGGGGACTTTGAGGATCTGTTGGTGGCGCTGGCGACGCCTCCTGCAGTGTACGACTGTCATGAAGTGATGAGAGCCATGAAG GGAGGAGGGACTGTAGAAAGCGTCCTGATCGAGATCTTTGCCTCCAGATCCAACGAACAGATCCAAGCTCTCAACGAGGCCTACCTGACAG AAACGGAGAAGATGGTGACCCTCGACATGAAGTCCGAAATTTCCGGAGACTTCGGCGATGCTCTGCTCGTGCTGGCGAAG GGTCAGAGGGACGAGAGCACCACTGTGGATACACAGAAGGCTAAAGAAGACGCCAAG ACCCTTTATGAAGCTGGGGAGAAGAAGTGGGGAACCGATGAGTCTAAGTTTATTGAAATCCTCTGTCATAGGAGCATACCTCAGCTCAGACAGA CTCTTGTGGAATATAAGAACATCAGTGGAAAGACTCTGCAGGAGAGCATCGAGGGAGAAATGTCTGGAGATCTGCAGGAGCTGCTGGTGGCGATAG TGAAGTGTGTGAAGAGTGCCCCGGCTTACTTTGCAGAGCTTCTCTATCACAGCATGAAG ggcggTGGAACAGACGAGTCGACTCTGAACAGGGTCATGGTGAGTCGGTCTGAGATTGACCTGCTGGACATCCGAGCAGAGTTTAAGAAGCTGTACGAGTACTCGCTGCACTCGGCCATCGAG TCTGATCTGTCGGGGGAGCACGGGGACGCTCTGAAGCTGATCTGTGGAGGAGACGACTAA
- the anxa3a gene encoding annexin A3a isoform X2 has translation MSAVQDDLDDLVNKPSSFSAKDGERGTIKPKAHFDAGDDAEALKKAMEGIGTNEKTLIDILTRRTNAQRQLISEAYEATTGTALVDDLKGETGGDFEDLLVALATPPAVYDCHEVMRAMKGGGTVESVLIEIFASRSNEQIQALNEAYLTETEKMVTLDMKSEISGDFGDALLVLAKGQRDESTTVDTQKAKEDAKTLYEAGEKKWGTDESKFIEILCHRSIPQLRQTLVEYKNISGKTLQESIEGEMSGDLQELLVAIVKCVKSAPAYFAELLYHSMKGGGTDESTLNRVMVSRSEIDLLDIRAEFKKLYEYSLHSAIESDVGGDYKKILLKLCGGDDD, from the exons atgtcCGCTGTGCAGGACGACCTGGACGACCTGGTGAACAAACCTTCATCCTTCTCTGCTAAA GACGGTGAGAGAGGAACCATCAAACCCAAAGCTCACTTTGATGCTGGAGACGATGCTGAGGCTCTGAAGAAGGCCATGGAAGGAATTG GCACCAATGAGAAGACTCTGATCGACATCCTGACCCGCAGGACCAACGCTCAGAGACAGCTCATCAGTGAGGCTTATGAGGCGACCACAGGCACA GCATTGGTGGACGACCTGAAAGGAGAAACTGGCGGGGACTTTGAGGATCTGTTGGTGGCGCTGGCGACGCCTCCTGCAGTGTACGACTGTCATGAAGTGATGAGAGCCATGAAG GGAGGAGGGACTGTAGAAAGCGTCCTGATCGAGATCTTTGCCTCCAGATCCAACGAACAGATCCAAGCTCTCAACGAGGCCTACCTGACAG AAACGGAGAAGATGGTGACCCTCGACATGAAGTCCGAAATTTCCGGAGACTTCGGCGATGCTCTGCTCGTGCTGGCGAAG GGTCAGAGGGACGAGAGCACCACTGTGGATACACAGAAGGCTAAAGAAGACGCCAAG ACCCTTTATGAAGCTGGGGAGAAGAAGTGGGGAACCGATGAGTCTAAGTTTATTGAAATCCTCTGTCATAGGAGCATACCTCAGCTCAGACAGA CTCTTGTGGAATATAAGAACATCAGTGGAAAGACTCTGCAGGAGAGCATCGAGGGAGAAATGTCTGGAGATCTGCAGGAGCTGCTGGTGGCGATAG TGAAGTGTGTGAAGAGTGCCCCGGCTTACTTTGCAGAGCTTCTCTATCACAGCATGAAG ggcggTGGAACAGACGAGTCGACTCTGAACAGGGTCATGGTGAGTCGGTCTGAGATTGACCTGCTGGACATCCGAGCAGAGTTTAAGAAGCTGTACGAGTACTCGCTGCACTCGGCCATCGAG tctgacgTTGGAGGAGATTATAAAAAGATTCTGCTAAAGCTCTGTGGAGGAGACGATGATTAA